The Roseibaca calidilacus genome has a window encoding:
- a CDS encoding lytic murein transglycosylase, protein MILSRRAFAAGSALLSLSACMGGGVPMPVTRGGSPMRPQANPAFDAWLDAYATRARAEGIAPGVVSRALAGAGFLPDVIARDRRQTEFTRTLEDYMAIAASDERIAAGRAALARYEATLRAIEGRYGVPAEILTAIWGLESRYGTEKGDIPAISALATLAFDGRRGEFFESQLTAALRILERGDTTFANLRGSWAGAMGHTQFIPTTYQAYAVDFTGDGRRDIWADDPTDALASAANYLSRMGWQTGVPWGQEVILPAGFDTGLAGRGLTHSGWAGLGVRAVSGGLTSASASLILPDGPTGPAFLVTRNFDVILRYNNSELYGLGIGHLSDRLRGLGPIQGNFQPDANGLRLADRKELQDRLTRAGFDTQGTDGVIGPNSEAAIRDYQSARGLPVTGQPSRTLLERLRRGG, encoded by the coding sequence ATGATTTTGTCCCGCAGAGCCTTTGCCGCAGGTAGCGCGCTTTTGTCCTTGTCCGCCTGCATGGGGGGCGGGGTGCCCATGCCCGTCACCCGTGGCGGCAGCCCGATGCGGCCACAGGCAAACCCCGCGTTCGATGCGTGGTTGGACGCCTATGCAACCCGCGCGCGCGCCGAGGGAATCGCACCCGGCGTGGTATCGCGCGCGCTGGCGGGGGCCGGGTTCCTGCCCGATGTGATCGCCCGCGACCGCCGCCAGACGGAATTCACCCGCACGCTGGAAGATTACATGGCAATCGCCGCGTCGGATGAGCGGATCGCGGCGGGCCGCGCGGCACTTGCACGCTATGAGGCGACCCTGCGCGCAATCGAAGGCCGCTACGGTGTGCCCGCCGAAATCCTGACGGCCATCTGGGGGCTGGAATCGCGCTATGGCACGGAAAAAGGCGATATTCCGGCCATTTCCGCGCTGGCCACGCTGGCCTTTGACGGGCGGCGCGGCGAATTTTTCGAAAGCCAGTTGACCGCGGCCCTGCGCATTCTGGAACGCGGTGATACCACCTTTGCCAACCTGCGCGGCTCTTGGGCGGGGGCGATGGGGCATACCCAGTTCATCCCGACCACCTACCAAGCCTATGCGGTCGATTTTACGGGGGACGGGCGGCGCGACATCTGGGCCGATGACCCCACCGACGCGCTAGCATCTGCGGCCAATTACCTGTCGCGCATGGGCTGGCAAACGGGTGTGCCCTGGGGGCAGGAAGTGATCTTGCCCGCGGGCTTCGACACCGGGCTGGCCGGGCGCGGATTGACCCACAGTGGTTGGGCCGGGCTTGGGGTGCGCGCGGTCAGCGGCGGCCTGACCTCGGCGTCTGCGTCGCTTATTCTGCCGGATGGGCCAACCGGCCCGGCCTTTCTGGTCACGCGCAATTTCGATGTCATCCTGCGCTACAATAATTCCGAGCTTTACGGCCTTGGTATTGGCCATTTGTCCGACCGTCTGCGCGGGCTTGGCCCGATACAAGGCAATTTCCAGCCCGATGCCAATGGCTTGCGGCTGGCGGACCGCAAGGAACTGCAAGACCGTCTGACCCGCGCAGGCTTTGACACCCAAGGCACTGACGGCGTGATCGGCCCCAATTCCGAAGCCGCGATCCGCGACTATCAATCCGCGCGCGGTTTGCCGGTTACCGGCCAGCCATCGCGCACGCTGTTGGAACGGTTGCGGCGCGGGGGCTAA
- a CDS encoding lytic murein transglycosylase yields MRAFIPVLVMALLPACGAANVDRSPRPELRPDAPVRTDFATWRAGFERRAAAAGITPDTLASARPYLRPLPDTLALDRRQSEFGARVWEYLDSAVNAERIRAGRAAMARHKTTLDRIESRFGVPPEIVAAIWGIETSYGANRGRTPILATLATLAKDGRRAAFFEDELIAALRMVQQGKVAPARFNGSWAGAFGHTQFMPSSYLTYALPLSGDGVADVWADTPEDALASAANYLERRGWMRGQPWAVEVRLPDQFDLGQTGQRRSDWGDLGVTAVQGRLPDAPARLLLPGGARGPAFLATDNYDVLKEYNMSDAYVLALGHLSDRLRGAGPLRGQWPRGDRALTRAERLEVQRILTAQGYDTGGIDGRHGPATIAAVQAWQRAAGLPPDGYINADLLSRLRR; encoded by the coding sequence ATGCGCGCGTTTATCCCTGTCCTTGTCATGGCCCTGTTGCCCGCTTGCGGTGCCGCCAATGTCGATCGCTCGCCCCGCCCGGAACTGCGGCCCGACGCCCCGGTCAGAACCGATTTCGCAACCTGGCGCGCCGGGTTCGAGCGGCGCGCCGCCGCCGCAGGCATTACGCCAGACACCTTGGCCAGCGCGCGCCCTTATCTGCGCCCCCTACCCGATACGCTGGCATTGGACCGCCGCCAAAGTGAATTCGGCGCGCGGGTCTGGGAGTATCTGGACAGTGCCGTGAACGCAGAGCGCATTCGGGCCGGGCGTGCGGCCATGGCGCGGCACAAGACCACGCTGGACCGGATAGAATCGCGCTTCGGTGTGCCGCCCGAAATCGTCGCCGCGATCTGGGGGATCGAAACCTCTTACGGGGCGAACCGAGGGCGCACCCCCATTCTGGCAACCTTGGCAACCTTGGCCAAGGACGGGCGGCGCGCGGCGTTTTTCGAGGACGAATTGATCGCGGCGCTGCGCATGGTGCAACAGGGCAAGGTCGCACCCGCGCGGTTCAACGGGTCTTGGGCGGGCGCGTTTGGGCATACGCAATTCATGCCCAGCAGTTACCTGACCTATGCCCTGCCCCTGTCGGGCGATGGCGTGGCCGATGTTTGGGCCGACACGCCGGAAGATGCGCTTGCATCAGCGGCCAATTACCTTGAGCGCCGGGGCTGGATGCGGGGCCAGCCATGGGCGGTGGAAGTGCGCTTGCCAGACCAGTTTGACCTTGGCCAGACCGGGCAGCGGCGCAGCGACTGGGGCGACTTGGGCGTGACAGCGGTGCAAGGCCGCCTGCCCGATGCCCCGGCGCGGTTGCTCTTGCCCGGCGGCGCGCGTGGCCCGGCCTTTTTGGCGACGGACAATTACGATGTGTTGAAGGAATACAACATGTCCGACGCCTATGTGCTGGCGCTGGGGCATCTGTCCGACCGGCTGCGCGGGGCTGGGCCTTTGCGCGGGCAATGGCCGCGCGGCGACCGCGCCTTGACACGCGCCGAGCGGCTGGAGGTGCAGCGCATTCTGACCGCGCAAGGCTATGATACGGGCGGGATTGACGGGCGCCATGGCCCCGCGACCATTGCCGCCGTGCAGGCGTGGCAACGCGCGGCTGGCCTGCCACCCGATGGCTACATCAACGCAGACCTTCTGTCCCGCTTGCGCCGCTAG
- the dusA gene encoding tRNA dihydrouridine(20/20a) synthase DusA yields the protein MLEKPVKKGDIHNSRLSVAPMMDWTDRHCRYFHRLMSARALLYTEMVTAPALVRGGALHLLQHDPDEHPVALQLGGSDPVELAQATRLGWQAGYPEVNLNCGCPSDRVQSGSFGAVLMERPEHVAEICAAMIAASPAEVTVKCRIGVDDQNPAQILPRFLSAIRAVGVLRVTIHARKAWLQGLSPKENRDIPPLDYTLVAAMKTDFPDMHISVNGGVEDLDAAQGFLAQGLDGVMVGRAAYHRPWDILAQADSRIFGQPDPAHSRAEVVARMLPYIDAQMGQGVRLAQITRHMLGLFAGQPGARHWRRVLSENAHRPGMGPELLQQALDAVAQAA from the coding sequence ATGCTTGAAAAGCCAGTAAAAAAAGGGGATATCCACAATTCCCGCCTAAGTGTCGCCCCGATGATGGACTGGACCGATCGGCATTGCCGATATTTTCATCGCCTCATGAGTGCGCGGGCGTTGCTGTATACGGAAATGGTGACTGCCCCTGCCTTGGTGCGCGGCGGCGCGCTTCACCTGTTGCAGCATGACCCGGATGAGCACCCGGTCGCCTTGCAGCTTGGCGGCTCTGACCCGGTCGAGCTGGCGCAGGCGACACGGCTTGGATGGCAGGCGGGCTACCCGGAGGTGAACCTGAATTGCGGTTGTCCGTCCGACCGGGTGCAATCGGGCAGTTTCGGTGCCGTGCTGATGGAGCGGCCCGAGCATGTGGCCGAAATTTGCGCCGCCATGATCGCCGCCAGCCCCGCCGAAGTGACCGTCAAATGCCGCATCGGGGTGGATGACCAGAATCCGGCCCAGATTCTGCCGCGCTTTTTAAGTGCAATCCGCGCGGTCGGGGTGCTTCGCGTGACGATCCATGCGCGCAAGGCATGGCTGCAAGGGCTTAGCCCCAAGGAAAACCGCGATATTCCGCCGCTGGATTACACGCTGGTTGCAGCCATGAAAACCGATTTCCCGGATATGCACATTTCCGTCAATGGCGGGGTAGAGGATCTGGATGCAGCACAGGGCTTTCTGGCGCAAGGATTGGACGGGGTAATGGTTGGCCGCGCGGCCTATCACCGGCCATGGGATATTCTGGCGCAGGCGGATAGTCGCATCTTCGGCCAGCCCGACCCGGCGCATTCGCGCGCCGAGGTAGTGGCGCGGATGCTGCCTTATATTGACGCGCAGATGGGGCAGGGCGTGCGTCTGGCGCAGATCACCCGGCATATGTTGGGGCTATTCGCAGGCCAGCCCGGCGCGCGGCACTGGCGGCGGGTCTTGTCGGAAAACGCCCATAGGCCCGGCATGGGACCAGAGCTGTTGCAACAGGCGCTGGATGCCGTGGCGCAGGCCGCCTAG
- a CDS encoding site-specific integrase: MGTITERRRTGGTTAYRAQIVIKSNGQVVYRGSETFDRRSTAEAWMKRREKELKSPGGLEAARRKVGTVGDVIKDYILEKEGGMGRTKTQVLRSICESHLISDIPTSDLQPKHIVDFARGLRRGGRSPSTVQNYLSHLSAALSMGRTAWGYDLDRNVVEDGVTACRQLDLAGKSNCRDRRPTLAEIDALMTHFAEASARVSRTLPMHRIMAFAIFSARRQEEITLITWEDFNEDEMRQMVRDMKHPGQKKGNDVLCEVTPEALRVMQLQPGRSGRIFPYNSDTISTRFTRACKFLEIEDLHFHDLRHEGISRLFEMGCTIPQVAAVSGHRSWQSLKRYSHLRMSGDKFAGWAWWDKLEAE, encoded by the coding sequence ATGGGCACAATCACCGAACGCAGACGGACAGGCGGCACGACAGCTTACAGGGCACAGATCGTTATAAAGTCAAATGGTCAGGTCGTCTATCGCGGCTCGGAGACCTTTGACCGCCGCAGCACAGCTGAGGCGTGGATGAAGCGCCGTGAGAAAGAACTGAAATCACCCGGCGGGCTGGAGGCCGCGCGGCGCAAGGTGGGCACGGTGGGTGACGTCATCAAGGATTATATCCTCGAGAAAGAGGGAGGGATGGGGCGGACGAAGACGCAAGTGCTTCGTTCAATCTGCGAAAGTCACTTGATCTCGGATATCCCGACGTCAGATCTTCAGCCGAAACATATCGTGGATTTTGCCCGCGGCCTGCGCCGTGGTGGGCGCAGCCCGTCTACCGTTCAGAATTATCTAAGTCACCTGAGTGCGGCTCTGTCGATGGGGCGCACGGCGTGGGGCTATGATCTGGATCGGAATGTCGTTGAAGATGGGGTTACCGCTTGTCGTCAGTTGGACCTGGCTGGCAAATCCAACTGCCGTGACCGACGCCCGACACTTGCCGAAATTGACGCTCTGATGACCCATTTTGCAGAGGCCAGCGCCCGCGTTTCCCGTACCTTGCCGATGCACCGGATCATGGCTTTTGCGATCTTTTCAGCAAGGCGCCAGGAAGAGATCACCCTTATCACATGGGAGGATTTTAACGAGGACGAGATGCGCCAGATGGTGCGGGACATGAAGCACCCCGGGCAGAAGAAGGGTAACGATGTTTTATGCGAGGTCACGCCTGAAGCCCTGAGGGTCATGCAGCTACAGCCTGGCCGAAGCGGCAGGATCTTTCCTTATAACTCAGACACGATCAGCACCCGATTCACCCGAGCCTGCAAGTTTCTGGAAATCGAAGACCTCCATTTTCATGACCTGCGACACGAAGGGATTTCCCGGTTGTTCGAGATGGGCTGCACCATTCCGCAAGTCGCCGCTGTGTCCGGCCATCGCAGCTGGCAATCCCTGAAACGCTATTCGCACCTGCGCATGTCGGGCGACAAATTCGCGGGTTGGGCATGGTGGGATAAGCTTGAGGCAGAGTGA
- a CDS encoding relaxase/mobilization nuclease domain-containing protein, with protein sequence MRIDLRQAQNTVTVADYLQNGGVLIGGSILADRPSRIVEHLRNHHEKVGASSDNKIWHMTVSLAPGQFLSQEKWKTAIREIGRRIGAPLHVLPYLIYRHVNAAHDHAHILFSSWTYFRHKITPVLPRDVFTLGNRIANRVGLPQPFDDTSGGPVKILAPIRSGKSDDIRTMAAAQAGAAVNDVMAQDKPHGLDRLKAGLKSRDVVATLRKHDKGPDGMAFTLSIPTPGMAKLHKRKVSISGGRIGSQFTLRGLERRIVMLRYLSDLPALLMLRHLFPNNAEQIMQEIERKKDDDHTRKPSGGGSHRGPVAIGGSIEGNSRQSGPDLSGTEQGSERRRRIDDEAVRTVGRHPDTRNGHPSVYQEPLENAPAAGRPGLEARADGNPASPASDGDGRLRLIDVIARLGDIETLTKERTQLRLMPGGGFQVEMMSIPAVVFDGHKARPASPEFAGIAKGLAKGIGLPTAQEYIELEADQMDSEGPPATDGPDF encoded by the coding sequence ATGCGGATTGATCTGCGACAGGCGCAGAACACAGTAACGGTTGCGGACTACCTGCAAAATGGCGGCGTGTTGATTGGGGGCTCTATTCTGGCTGATCGGCCAAGCCGGATCGTTGAACACCTGCGCAATCATCATGAAAAGGTCGGGGCGTCGAGCGATAACAAAATCTGGCATATGACTGTCAGCCTTGCCCCCGGGCAATTCCTGTCACAAGAAAAATGGAAAACGGCGATCCGGGAAATCGGACGGCGAATCGGCGCCCCGCTGCATGTGCTGCCTTATTTGATCTATCGTCACGTTAATGCTGCGCATGATCACGCCCATATCCTTTTCAGTTCATGGACGTATTTCCGACATAAAATAACGCCCGTTCTGCCAAGGGACGTCTTTACGCTTGGCAACCGAATTGCAAACCGTGTCGGCCTGCCACAACCCTTTGACGATACCTCCGGCGGCCCCGTGAAAATCCTGGCGCCGATCCGCTCTGGCAAATCCGATGACATCAGGACGATGGCTGCCGCCCAAGCGGGGGCTGCGGTCAACGATGTGATGGCCCAGGACAAGCCTCATGGGCTGGATCGCCTGAAGGCTGGTTTGAAAAGCCGCGATGTTGTCGCAACACTGCGCAAGCATGACAAAGGCCCCGATGGCATGGCCTTCACGCTTAGCATTCCCACCCCCGGAATGGCCAAGTTGCACAAACGTAAAGTGTCAATTTCTGGCGGGCGCATCGGGTCGCAATTCACCCTTCGCGGCCTCGAGCGCCGGATCGTGATGCTGAGGTACCTGTCCGACTTGCCAGCACTCCTGATGCTGCGCCACCTGTTCCCCAATAATGCCGAACAAATCATGCAAGAGATCGAAAGGAAGAAAGACGATGACCACACCCGAAAACCAAGCGGAGGCGGAAGCCATCGAGGCCCTGTGGCAATTGGTGGATCGATTGAGGGCAATAGCCGACAGTCTGGACCCGATCTCAGCGGAACTGAACAAGGTTCCGAGCGGCGCAGGCGCATTGATGATGAAGCTGTTCGCACAGTTGGACGACATCCAGACACTCGGAACGGACACCCAAGTGTCTATCAAGAACCTCTTGAAAATGCACCAGCCGCAGGACGACCGGGTCTTGAAGCTAGAGCGGATGGTAACCCAGCTTCACCAGCGTCTGATGGCGACGGTCGCCTCCGACTAATTGATGTGATCGCACGGCTGGGTGACATCGAAACGCTCACGAAAGAGCGCACCCAACTGCGGCTGATGCCGGGGGGCGGATTTCAGGTGGAAATGATGAGCATCCCGGCGGTGGTATTCGATGGTCACAAAGCAAGACCCGCATCACCAGAGTTCGCGGGGATTGCGAAAGGCTTGGCAAAGGGTATCGGTTTGCCCACTGCCCAAGAGTACATTGAACTGGAGGCCGATCAGATGGACAGTGAGGGGCCACCCGCCACGGACGGCCCTGATTTTTGA
- a CDS encoding DEAD/DEAH box helicase family protein, which produces MTSLVAQVMVILQEYRHAEFSDECPLPDPNQTPEQIARDQIDARLRAAGWVVQGTSEISHTAGTGIAVREYQTSIGPADYALFADKRALGVVEAKPDAWGERLTTVETQSSSYATAQLKWVKNPEPLPFVYEATGAITRFTDCRDPKPRSREVFTFHQPQTLLEWSRQPRSFRTALQDLPALITDGLRECQITAITNLEASLKQDRPRALVQMATGSGKTFTAITQVYRLLKHAGARRVLFLVDTKNLGEQAEQEFMAFVPNDDSRKFTELYTVQRLSSSHISPHAEVIISTIQRMYSILKGEDLPEGAEDEHPAERMHSRKEPLPVANNPKVPPEFFDVVIIDECHRSIYNLWRQVIEYFDSFLVGLTATPDARTYGFFQKNVVSEYTHERAVADGVNVGNEVYLIDTKVTAAGGKVAARQMVEKRERQTRKKRWEAQDEDLIYAATQIDRSVMVPDQIRTVIRAFRDKLPEIFPNRTEVPKTLIFAKTDSHADDIIQIVRQEFGESNQFCKKITNQTQKTDKQDPKSVLQQFRNEYYPRIAVTVDMIATGTDVKPLECLLFMRDVKSANYFEQMKGRGTRVVKPDDLKKVTPSAHAKTHYVIVDAVGVTRSVKTASQPLDTKPSIPFKDLAYEVMMGATDEDTVSSLASRLSRLDKQLGPAEQARIADKAGKPLQTIVRDLFDAIDGDRIEALAIQTTGNPAPDDAAMDAARDTLVRDAANVFTGELITMLDTIRRDHEQIIDHDTLDTVTNIGWAGDATENAQAIAREFTDWMEDNRDRIEALSIYFTQPARRSQITYAMIKETLAALKSDRPRLAPAYVWRAYAHLDDFTGTTPISELTQLVALIRRVAGLDEQLTPNEDRVRRNFQNWVLRRHSGAGEKFTDPQMDWLRLIRDHIATSIRIEAEDLDFAPFDAQGGLGRMYALFGEGYGAVMDEMNEALSA; this is translated from the coding sequence ATGACCTCTCTGGTTGCACAAGTCATGGTAATCCTGCAAGAATATCGACACGCCGAGTTTTCCGATGAGTGCCCCTTGCCCGACCCCAACCAGACCCCGGAACAGATCGCTCGCGATCAGATTGATGCCCGCTTGCGGGCTGCGGGTTGGGTCGTGCAGGGAACGTCCGAGATCTCACACACGGCAGGCACCGGCATCGCTGTCCGGGAGTATCAGACCAGCATCGGCCCTGCCGACTATGCCCTGTTTGCGGACAAACGTGCCTTGGGCGTGGTCGAGGCGAAACCGGACGCCTGGGGCGAACGGCTGACAACGGTCGAGACCCAATCTTCCAGCTATGCGACCGCGCAGCTGAAATGGGTGAAAAACCCCGAACCCCTGCCCTTCGTCTATGAGGCCACAGGCGCAATCACCCGCTTCACCGATTGCCGTGACCCCAAGCCCCGGTCGCGAGAGGTGTTCACCTTTCACCAGCCCCAGACCCTCCTTGAATGGTCGAGGCAACCCCGCTCATTCCGGACGGCCCTGCAAGACCTACCAGCCCTGATCACCGACGGTCTGCGCGAGTGTCAGATCACCGCGATCACCAATCTGGAAGCCTCGCTCAAGCAGGATCGCCCCCGTGCCTTGGTCCAGATGGCCACCGGATCGGGCAAGACCTTCACCGCGATCACCCAGGTTTACCGCCTGCTCAAACATGCCGGCGCAAGGCGGGTGCTGTTCCTCGTCGACACCAAGAACCTCGGGGAGCAGGCCGAACAGGAATTCATGGCATTTGTCCCGAATGACGACAGCCGGAAATTCACCGAGCTTTACACCGTCCAGCGCCTGTCCTCGTCCCACATCTCACCCCATGCCGAGGTGATAATTTCCACCATCCAGCGGATGTATTCGATCCTGAAGGGCGAAGACCTGCCCGAAGGCGCCGAAGACGAACATCCCGCCGAACGCATGCACAGCCGCAAGGAGCCGCTCCCGGTTGCCAATAACCCCAAGGTCCCGCCGGAATTCTTTGATGTGGTCATCATCGATGAATGTCATCGCTCCATTTACAATCTGTGGCGGCAGGTGATCGAATATTTCGACAGCTTCTTGGTCGGCCTGACCGCGACGCCCGACGCCCGCACCTATGGGTTCTTCCAGAAAAACGTGGTCAGCGAATACACCCATGAACGGGCCGTGGCCGATGGCGTCAATGTCGGCAACGAGGTCTACCTGATCGACACCAAGGTCACCGCCGCAGGCGGCAAGGTTGCCGCCCGTCAGATGGTGGAAAAACGCGAACGCCAGACCCGCAAGAAGCGCTGGGAGGCGCAGGACGAAGACCTGATCTACGCCGCCACCCAAATCGACCGCTCTGTCATGGTGCCCGACCAGATCCGCACCGTGATCCGCGCCTTCCGCGACAAACTGCCAGAGATCTTCCCGAACCGCACCGAGGTTCCCAAAACCCTGATCTTCGCGAAAACCGACAGCCATGCCGATGACATCATCCAGATCGTCCGGCAGGAATTCGGGGAAAGCAATCAGTTCTGCAAGAAAATCACGAACCAGACCCAAAAGACCGACAAGCAAGACCCCAAGTCTGTCCTGCAACAATTCCGCAACGAATATTACCCCCGTATCGCCGTGACCGTGGACATGATCGCCACGGGCACCGATGTGAAGCCGCTGGAATGCCTGCTGTTCATGCGGGATGTGAAATCCGCCAATTACTTTGAACAGATGAAGGGCCGCGGCACCCGTGTGGTCAAACCCGATGACCTGAAAAAGGTCACCCCGTCTGCCCATGCGAAAACCCATTATGTGATTGTCGATGCCGTGGGTGTCACCCGCTCGGTCAAGACCGCCAGCCAACCGCTCGACACCAAACCCTCGATCCCGTTCAAGGATCTGGCATACGAGGTGATGATGGGCGCCACGGACGAAGACACCGTGTCCTCCCTCGCATCCCGCCTGTCGCGGCTGGACAAGCAACTCGGCCCCGCCGAACAGGCCCGCATTGCCGACAAGGCCGGAAAACCCCTGCAAACCATCGTCCGTGACCTGTTCGATGCCATCGACGGCGACCGGATCGAAGCCCTCGCCATCCAGACCACTGGCAACCCCGCCCCGGATGACGCCGCCATGGATGCCGCCCGTGACACATTGGTCAGGGATGCCGCGAATGTCTTTACCGGCGAACTGATCACGATGCTGGATACCATCCGCCGCGACCATGAACAGATCATCGACCATGACACGCTTGATACCGTCACAAATATCGGCTGGGCGGGGGATGCGACCGAAAACGCCCAGGCCATCGCCAGGGAATTCACCGACTGGATGGAAGACAACCGCGACCGGATCGAGGCGCTGAGCATCTATTTCACCCAGCCCGCACGGCGCAGTCAGATCACCTATGCCATGATCAAGGAAACGCTGGCCGCCCTGAAATCTGACCGCCCGCGTCTGGCCCCGGCCTATGTCTGGCGGGCTTATGCGCATCTGGATGATTTCACCGGCACAACCCCCATCAGCGAATTGACCCAGCTTGTCGCCCTGATCCGTCGGGTGGCGGGGCTGGATGAGCAGCTGACCCCGAATGAGGACCGCGTGCGCCGCAATTTCCAGAACTGGGTCTTGCGCCGCCATTCCGGCGCGGGCGAAAAATTCACCGACCCCCAGATGGACTGGCTGCGCCTGATCCGCGACCATATCGCCACGAGTATCCGGATAGAGGCCGAGGATCTGGACTTTGCCCCCTTTGACGCCCAAGGGGGGCTGGGGCGCATGTATGCCCTGTTCGGCGAAGGATATGGGGCCGTGATGGACGAGATGAATGAGGCGCTGTCGGCATGA
- a CDS encoding restriction endonuclease subunit S, with amino-acid sequence MTELPEGWISVQLRDLGKWQGGGTPSKARPEFWGGSIPWVSPKDMKTNTITTTIDRITPQAVAGSAANLVPPGSILIVTRSGILAHSFPAAVNAVEVTVNQDLKALAPSSGLSSEFIRLALKAFERAILNECVKDGTTVHSIELPALMEFEIPLPPLPEQHRIVAKIEALFSELDAGQDSLTRAQAQLKLYRQSLLKAAFQGRLTARSKNEGWPVVRLGDELVFLTSGSRGWADYYSDKGDTFIRAQNLKHDRLDLSDIAFVRLPKSAKEGTRTRVQLGDVLVTITGANVTKSGLVKNDLGLAYVSQHVALCRPSGRLRPEFLYLFLLSETGGRRQLNAAAYGAGKPGLNLENIRNVQIPLPTLQEQDAVIERVDALLSNADNLVDALTDEKVKIVALRQSILKKAFSGQLVPQDPSDEPASALLTRLRDTTPTPRRKTKA; translated from the coding sequence ATGACGGAATTGCCGGAAGGGTGGATAAGCGTCCAGTTGCGCGATCTCGGGAAATGGCAGGGGGGCGGAACGCCGTCCAAAGCCCGGCCAGAGTTCTGGGGCGGATCAATACCTTGGGTATCTCCCAAGGATATGAAAACAAACACGATCACCACAACCATTGACAGGATCACGCCGCAAGCCGTAGCGGGATCGGCGGCCAATCTTGTCCCGCCCGGATCAATCCTGATCGTAACACGGTCAGGCATACTGGCTCATAGTTTTCCGGCTGCTGTCAATGCGGTCGAGGTCACAGTGAACCAAGACCTCAAGGCCTTGGCGCCGTCATCCGGCCTGTCATCTGAATTTATCCGGCTCGCCCTCAAGGCTTTTGAGCGGGCGATCCTGAATGAATGCGTGAAGGACGGAACAACGGTCCACAGCATCGAGCTTCCGGCGCTGATGGAATTTGAAATTCCTCTCCCCCCCCTCCCTGAACAACACCGGATCGTTGCGAAAATCGAGGCCCTGTTTTCCGAACTGGATGCAGGGCAGGACAGCCTGACGCGGGCGCAGGCGCAGTTGAAGCTTTACCGCCAATCCCTGCTGAAAGCCGCCTTTCAGGGCCGCCTGACCGCCCGTTCCAAAAATGAAGGGTGGCCAGTTGTGCGCCTTGGGGATGAACTTGTTTTCTTGACTTCGGGTTCACGCGGATGGGCAGACTACTACTCTGATAAGGGCGATACGTTCATTCGGGCGCAAAACCTTAAACATGACAGGCTAGACTTGTCTGATATTGCTTTCGTTCGTCTGCCAAAATCGGCAAAGGAAGGGACAAGAACACGTGTTCAACTGGGCGATGTTCTGGTGACCATTACCGGTGCAAACGTAACGAAGTCAGGTTTAGTCAAAAACGATCTTGGATTGGCGTATGTCAGCCAGCATGTGGCCCTTTGCAGGCCGAGCGGGCGACTGCGTCCTGAATTTCTTTACCTGTTTTTATTGTCAGAAACAGGGGGAAGGCGGCAATTAAACGCCGCTGCTTATGGCGCGGGTAAACCTGGCCTTAATCTTGAAAATATCCGAAATGTTCAAATTCCACTACCAACCTTACAAGAACAAGATGCCGTAATTGAGCGAGTTGATGCTTTGCTATCTAATGCAGATAATCTCGTCGATGCACTGACTGACGAGAAGGTAAAGATTGTCGCCCTGCGGCAATCCATCCTGAAAAAGGCCTTCTCGGGCCAGCTTGTCCCGCAAGACCCCTCGGACGAACCCGCCAGCGCCCTGCTTACCCGCCTGCGCGACACCACCCCCACACCCCGCCGAAAGACCAAAGCATGA